Below is a genomic region from Spirochaetales bacterium.
GCGATCATACTCATGATTTTCTTTCACGTCATGTATAACCTCGTGATGTTCGAATATCTGGATTTCGATATCCATGAGGGCTTCTGGTGGGTTTTCCCCCGCTGTATTGCGGCTTCGTTTCTCGTCATCGTCGGCATATCGCTCACCCTCAGTTACAACAGGGTAAAAGACCGCCTCACCCCCCCCGCCCTTTTCAGAAAATTCCTCTTCCGCGGACTTACTATTGCGGCCGTCGGATGCGTGATCAGTATCGTCACCTTTGTCGTCCTGAAAGACCGTGCGGTCCTCTTCGGTATTCTTCACCTGATCGGTGTCTCCATTATTCTCGCGTTTCCCCTCCTCCGATATACCTGGTTGAACCTTTTTCTCGGCATCGGTGTTCTCGGCGCCGGAATTCTTCTGGGGTTATACCGATTCGATTTCTACTGGCTGCTCTGGCTCGGATTCAGACCGGAGAATTATTATCCGGTCGATTACCTTCCCCTCCTGCCCTGGTTCTCGTTCGTCCCGATCGGTCTCTTTATCGGCAACATCCTCTATAAAGGTGGAGAACGGACGTTTCCCCTCCCCGGCACCGAATGTTTTCTTCCCGTGCACGGCCTTGCCTTTCTGGGAAGGCATTCCCTCGTCATCTATTGCGCGCATCTTCCCCTGATCTACGGGATACTTATGCTGCTTCAGTACCTGGGTATCAGGTAGTCCCGGCCCGGCCTATCGGGCTGTCCGTGGAAAATCTTTCCACGCGGGATTTATGCGCACACAAATAATGCCGAAATTAAAGGTATGTTCGAACAAATTGCCTCGTTCTTCACCACCCCCGTCACCTTCGGAGAAACCACGCTCTTTTTCGCCCCCCTCGATCTCCTGCTGCGTGTCATTCTCCCCCTGCTGGGGACGTTCATTCTCTACAATATTATCATGATCGTGATCAAAAAACTCATACTCAGACCGGAACAGCCGGTGTCGGAAATGAAGGAACGGGTGGTTAAAATCATCAAACGATTGCTGCGCGTTCTGCTTTTTATCGGTTTTGTCATGATCATTGTCGCTTTTCTGGGCGAAGAGTTTTTCAATTACGTCAAGGGCTTCTGGCGGATCCTTGCCACGCCCTTTTATTCATCCGGTTCAACACGGATATCGATCATCACCGTGTTCCTCACCATTCCCATCTTTTTCCTCGCCTCGTTCATCTCCAAAAGGATCAAGCGGGTGCTCGACCGGTCGCTGTTCACCAACCTTTCAATCGACGAATCCACGAAATTCTCCGTTTCGAAACTCATACGCTACGGCTTTTTTATCATCAGCCTCATCCTCGGGCTGTCGATCATCGGCATCGACCTCTCCTCCCTTGCCGTCCTCTTCGGGGTGCTCGGTATCGGGGTCGGATTCGGGCTTCAGGGCATCGTATCCAATTTCTTTTCCGGACTCGTCATCTTCTTCGAACGCCCAGTCAAGGAAGGGGACAGGATCATCGTCAACAATATCGAGGGCAAGGTGTTACAGATACGGATGCTCTCGACGGTCGTCGACACCCTCACCAATGAAACGATCATCGTACCGAACTCGCAGCTTATCGCCAACAGCATTCACAACTATTCGTATAAAGACCCGATCATCATCATCGTCAACAGGGTGCAGGTCTCCTACGAAACCGATCTCGAGTACACGGGCAAAGTGCTCCTCGCCCTTGCCGCCCAAAATCCCTTTGCGATTTCAAAGCCCACGGCCGAGTACAGGGTCGTCGATTTCCAGGATTCGGGAATTCTCGTCGAGCTGCGGACATGGATACGGCACGCGAAAAATAAATACGAAGCCATGGCCTGGACCAACCTCGAAATATGGAAACAGTTCAAGGCGGCAAACATCCGGATTCCTTTCCCCCAACTCGACCTGCATATAAAAGAGGAAAAACACATTGAAGGAAAGTCCGATTCCCTGCAGCCGATGATTGAAGAAAACGGAAAAGAGAAAGAAAGCTGATGCCGGAGACCGGACTTGAACCGGTACAGCTTTTAAAGCCGGGGGATTTTAAGTCCCCTGTGTCTGCCAATTCCACCACTCCGGCATAATTACACCTTTTAGCACATCACACCCGTCAAGGTCAAGATAAAAAGCGACGAAACCGGGCACCGGGATGTACATCCATGTATGGTAAATAAATATATACCGTGAAAAAAGTGCGGGGTGCGGCGGATCTCACGCTTAATCTTCCAGGATCACGATCTCCACACGACGGTTTTTCCGCATATTTTCTTCCGTATCGTTCGGCGCGACCGGTTCCCTTGCGCCGCGGCCTTCATAGAGGAAGCGCTTCGCCTCGATCCCCTTTGACACCATGTAGTCGACGATGGCCTTCGCGCGTTTGACCGAAAGGTCGTACTGCTCCTTCTCCGTTCCCCAGAGCGCCGTGTGTCCGATAACGAGGAAGCTTCTATCCTTAATCTTTTTGAGCGTCCCGGCGAGTGCCTCGAGCCGCTTTTTTTCCTCGGGCAGGATCACCGCCTGATCGGGAACGAAATGGATATTGTTGAGGGTGAGTTTCACCCCTTCATCGGTCTCATCGATATTCACATCCTCGATGTCATCCTCCTTGAGGACGACCTCGATATCGTCAACGACCTGTTCCTTGTCCATGATTTCGATCATGTCGAACCAGGTAAGGATGACCCCTTTGAACGCGATCTCCTTCCCGTCGGTAAAGGTGTATACTTCACCGCCCAGGTTCTCGATAATGGCATCCCGCATGAACACGGGCTTGTTCGATTCGGTATCGAAATAGATGCTCACTTTGTGTCCCGCGTAATCGATCGATTTCAACCGCGGGTCCCCTTTCGGGTCATCGCCCCTTTTATAGCGAAGGGCGTACTGGGCCGTGATAAGGTGATATTTCCCTTTTCCCAGGGTCGTCTCACCCTGGTAGACATATTCGCAGTAAAACTTGACCCTCGTAAAAACACCGTCGCGGAGCGGTTCGACATAACGCACGCCGTACGCCCGCCAGCTGTCGCCCTTTTTCAGTTGCTTGTCGGGAAACACGGGAAAATCCCTTGTCTGCGGGTAAAATTCCGCTTCGGAAATCGTGTAACGGCCGTCGGGGGTGATCGTGAACGATGAGGGAACGACCGTATCGATCTGGTTGGCGATCAGCCGTGTGTCACGCTTTGTTTCCTCGAACACGTAAAAATGGCCGTCCACCCTGAACCCGCCGCCTTTTGCGGGCAGTACGTCCATGATGCCGCGGACCTGGCGGTACACGAACCCCTCGTATTTTTTGTTCACGTACTTCCTGAGGTCGGATACCTCCGTTATCTTGTACTTGTCCCCGGCCGCATATTTCACTTCGAACAGGTTTTCCGCACCGATACTGTTCACCAGGACCGTCCCCAAAAGGAATAGTGCCGGGAGCAGCGGTGTTATTCTTTTCATAGACCATCCCCTTTTCTATGAGTATATACCCTTTTGTTGCGCTTTTCCATACAAATGAGGAATTCCGGCTCAGAAGGACCGCTCGATGATCCCCCCCGCCGCTACCGTATCCCC
It encodes:
- a CDS encoding mechanosensitive ion channel, whose protein sequence is MFEQIASFFTTPVTFGETTLFFAPLDLLLRVILPLLGTFILYNIIMIVIKKLILRPEQPVSEMKERVVKIIKRLLRVLLFIGFVMIIVAFLGEEFFNYVKGFWRILATPFYSSGSTRISIITVFLTIPIFFLASFISKRIKRVLDRSLFTNLSIDESTKFSVSKLIRYGFFIISLILGLSIIGIDLSSLAVLFGVLGIGVGFGLQGIVSNFFSGLVIFFERPVKEGDRIIVNNIEGKVLQIRMLSTVVDTLTNETIIVPNSQLIANSIHNYSYKDPIIIIVNRVQVSYETDLEYTGKVLLALAAQNPFAISKPTAEYRVVDFQDSGILVELRTWIRHAKNKYEAMAWTNLEIWKQFKAANIRIPFPQLDLHIKEEKHIEGKSDSLQPMIEENGKEKES
- a CDS encoding DUF1624 domain-containing protein produces the protein MKRYREVDAVRGIAIILMIFFHVMYNLVMFEYLDFDIHEGFWWVFPRCIAASFLVIVGISLTLSYNRVKDRLTPPALFRKFLFRGLTIAAVGCVISIVTFVVLKDRAVLFGILHLIGVSIILAFPLLRYTWLNLFLGIGVLGAGILLGLYRFDFYWLLWLGFRPENYYPVDYLPLLPWFSFVPIGLFIGNILYKGGERTFPLPGTECFLPVHGLAFLGRHSLVIYCAHLPLIYGILMLLQYLGIR
- a CDS encoding OmpA family protein, with product MKRITPLLPALFLLGTVLVNSIGAENLFEVKYAAGDKYKITEVSDLRKYVNKKYEGFVYRQVRGIMDVLPAKGGGFRVDGHFYVFEETKRDTRLIANQIDTVVPSSFTITPDGRYTISEAEFYPQTRDFPVFPDKQLKKGDSWRAYGVRYVEPLRDGVFTRVKFYCEYVYQGETTLGKGKYHLITAQYALRYKRGDDPKGDPRLKSIDYAGHKVSIYFDTESNKPVFMRDAIIENLGGEVYTFTDGKEIAFKGVILTWFDMIEIMDKEQVVDDIEVVLKEDDIEDVNIDETDEGVKLTLNNIHFVPDQAVILPEEKKRLEALAGTLKKIKDRSFLVIGHTALWGTEKEQYDLSVKRAKAIVDYMVSKGIEAKRFLYEGRGAREPVAPNDTEENMRKNRRVEIVILED